The Verrucomicrobium spinosum DSM 4136 = JCM 18804 genome includes a region encoding these proteins:
- a CDS encoding M20/M25/M40 family metallo-hydrolase: MSIEWAMADTLTSILKKLLNQPTAPFHEYHVRAQIEQLLLDVPHVELSTDAFGNLLATYRKGKRKSSPVWVLGAHMDHPAWVKSPGKNGDWEFLGGVPKSIVDLPENIALRRENGEIAPWGFPVTIEEGKVGAAACDDLIGCAVIIATIKELARLGLDATVHAAFTRAEEVGFLGAWHLGKHWPFGKEAAFLSVETSRPVNGAEMGDGPIVRVGDRLSVFDHDLIATVMRTAAEQGIRVQRCLLDAGACEATALQACGIRSAGLSVPLGNYHNLDDDQNVSAEYVMLEDVKATVNLVVALVGTEHQGLGERTLEERVTLRMKEYKKHLEASNAKFEETLV, translated from the coding sequence ATGAGTATAGAGTGGGCAATGGCCGACACGCTGACCTCTATCCTCAAGAAGCTCCTGAATCAACCGACCGCCCCATTTCATGAATATCATGTGCGGGCGCAAATTGAGCAGCTCCTTCTGGACGTGCCCCATGTGGAGCTGTCCACCGATGCCTTTGGCAATTTGCTGGCGACCTATCGCAAGGGTAAGCGCAAGTCCAGCCCGGTCTGGGTGTTGGGCGCGCACATGGATCACCCGGCTTGGGTGAAGAGCCCTGGCAAGAATGGGGACTGGGAGTTTCTGGGTGGCGTGCCGAAATCGATTGTGGATCTCCCTGAGAACATCGCTCTCCGTCGCGAGAACGGCGAAATTGCGCCGTGGGGTTTCCCCGTCACCATTGAAGAAGGCAAAGTGGGCGCTGCGGCCTGTGACGATCTGATTGGTTGTGCTGTGATTATTGCCACCATTAAAGAGCTGGCCCGTCTGGGTCTGGATGCAACGGTGCATGCCGCCTTCACCCGCGCTGAGGAAGTGGGCTTCCTGGGAGCCTGGCACCTGGGCAAACACTGGCCTTTCGGAAAAGAGGCCGCGTTTCTGTCCGTTGAAACCAGCCGTCCTGTGAACGGTGCGGAAATGGGTGATGGGCCCATCGTTCGTGTGGGCGACCGCCTTTCGGTGTTTGACCATGACTTGATCGCCACGGTCATGCGCACCGCCGCAGAGCAGGGGATTCGAGTCCAACGTTGCCTTCTGGACGCCGGGGCTTGCGAGGCCACTGCGCTCCAGGCCTGCGGGATTCGCAGCGCCGGTCTGAGCGTCCCTCTGGGCAACTATCACAATCTGGACGACGACCAGAATGTCTCTGCCGAATATGTGATGCTTGAAGACGTGAAAGCCACGGTGAATCTGGTGGTGGCCCTGGTGGGCACCGAGCATCAGGGGCTTGGTGAGCGCACCCTTGAAGAGCGTGTGACCCTTCGCATGAAGGAGTACAAGAAGCACCTTGAGGCGTCCAATGCCAAGTTCGAAGAGACTTTGGTCTGA
- the can gene encoding carbonate dehydratase: protein MSSANLSPLLAQNRLWSDARRAEDPEFFSRLVAQQAPEYLWIGCADSRVPANEIVDLLPGELFVHRNVANVVVHTDLNCLSVLQYAVEVLKVKHIMVVGHYGCGGVRAAMLNMKLGLINNWLRHIQDVNQKHDPHLATIIEESDRVDRLCELNVIEQAVNVCQTTVVEQAWERGQELSVHGWIYRLSDGLVRDLSMSVNNSEEIGSKRESAVHRLMTKPPLWI, encoded by the coding sequence ATGTCATCTGCCAACCTTTCCCCTCTGCTCGCCCAAAACCGTCTTTGGTCCGATGCTCGGCGCGCCGAGGACCCCGAATTCTTTTCCCGTCTGGTGGCCCAACAGGCACCAGAGTACCTCTGGATTGGCTGCGCGGACAGTCGCGTCCCAGCCAACGAGATCGTTGACCTCCTGCCCGGTGAGCTCTTCGTCCACCGGAATGTGGCCAACGTGGTCGTTCACACGGATCTCAACTGCCTCAGCGTCCTCCAATACGCCGTGGAGGTGCTGAAGGTGAAGCACATCATGGTGGTGGGCCACTACGGCTGCGGGGGGGTGCGAGCGGCCATGCTCAACATGAAGCTGGGCCTCATCAACAACTGGCTGCGCCACATCCAGGACGTGAACCAAAAACATGATCCCCATCTGGCCACCATCATTGAGGAAAGCGACCGGGTGGACCGGCTTTGCGAGCTGAATGTCATCGAGCAGGCCGTCAACGTCTGCCAGACCACCGTAGTGGAGCAAGCTTGGGAGCGCGGCCAGGAACTTTCGGTCCATGGCTGGATTTACCGGCTCAGCGACGGCCTGGTGCGGGACCTCAGCATGAGCGTCAACAATTCAGAGGAGATTGGCTCCAAACGCGAATCCGCCGTGCACCGGTTGATGACCAAGCCGCCCTTGTGGATTTAA
- a CDS encoding DUF1501 domain-containing protein, with amino-acid sequence MACNNITYASNRRDFLRTAGCGFGAVALSALLGENAFGAGTADTLNPVAAKLPHRFGKAKSVIFLFMEGGPSHLDTFDYKPLLNELDGQPLPPSFKQPVLAMGEYGAPILGSKRAWKQHGESGLWVSDWFSNVANHVDDLAVIRSCHSNGINHAGGVCQMNTGSIFGGRPSLGAWVTYGLGTENQNLPAFVVLKDSESGVINGVRNWGTGFMPAVYQGVEFSPEGVPIKYLDNPKGMTPERQREKLDLLAGLNGIHAEKRRDNTELEARIRSYELAFKMQAEAPVAVDISKESEATKKLYGLDQPETAVYGRNCLLARRLVENGVRFVQLYSGAGSKWDSHANIEGNHGKLCRGVDLPIAGLLADLKSRGMLEETLVIWGGEFGRTPISEQGGGRDHNPTGFTMWMAGGGVKGGQTIGSTDELGLYAVEDRLHVHDIHSTVMHLMGLDHTQVVYNNKGRPERIDQNEGHPYTKILG; translated from the coding sequence ATGGCTTGCAACAACATCACCTACGCTTCCAACCGCCGTGACTTCCTTCGCACCGCGGGTTGCGGCTTTGGAGCTGTGGCCCTGTCCGCTCTTCTGGGGGAAAACGCTTTCGGAGCTGGCACCGCCGACACCTTGAACCCCGTGGCGGCCAAGTTGCCGCATCGGTTCGGCAAGGCAAAGAGCGTCATCTTCCTGTTCATGGAAGGTGGTCCAAGTCACCTGGATACATTCGATTACAAGCCGTTGCTCAATGAACTGGATGGGCAGCCTCTGCCCCCAAGCTTCAAGCAGCCGGTGCTGGCCATGGGTGAGTATGGCGCCCCGATTTTGGGCTCCAAACGTGCGTGGAAACAACATGGCGAGAGCGGGCTCTGGGTCTCCGACTGGTTCTCCAACGTGGCCAACCATGTGGATGATCTGGCGGTCATCCGTTCCTGCCATTCCAACGGCATCAACCACGCGGGTGGGGTGTGCCAGATGAACACGGGTTCCATTTTTGGCGGACGCCCCTCGCTAGGGGCCTGGGTCACCTATGGTCTGGGCACGGAGAACCAGAATCTGCCAGCCTTTGTGGTCTTGAAAGACAGCGAGAGTGGCGTCATCAATGGAGTGCGCAATTGGGGCACCGGATTCATGCCAGCTGTGTATCAGGGCGTGGAGTTCAGTCCGGAAGGGGTGCCAATCAAGTATCTCGACAACCCGAAAGGAATGACGCCGGAGCGTCAGCGGGAGAAGCTGGATCTGCTGGCCGGCCTGAATGGCATCCATGCCGAAAAGCGTCGCGACAATACGGAACTGGAAGCCCGGATTCGCAGCTATGAACTCGCTTTCAAGATGCAGGCGGAGGCTCCGGTCGCCGTGGATATTTCCAAGGAATCCGAAGCCACCAAAAAGCTCTACGGCTTGGACCAGCCGGAAACGGCGGTGTATGGCCGAAACTGTCTCCTGGCACGTCGTCTGGTGGAAAACGGGGTGCGCTTTGTCCAGCTCTACAGTGGCGCTGGCAGCAAGTGGGACTCTCATGCCAATATCGAGGGCAATCACGGCAAGCTCTGCCGTGGGGTGGACCTTCCCATCGCAGGTCTTCTCGCAGACCTCAAGTCTCGTGGCATGCTGGAGGAGACGCTTGTCATCTGGGGCGGTGAATTTGGTCGCACGCCCATCAGTGAGCAGGGTGGCGGACGCGATCACAACCCGACTGGCTTCACGATGTGGATGGCGGGTGGCGGTGTCAAAGGCGGGCAGACCATCGGATCCACGGACGAGCTGGGACTCTATGCCGTGGAAGACCGCCTGCATGTGCATGACATCCACTCCACCGTGATGCACTTGATGGGCCTGGATCACACCCAGGTGGTGTACAACAACAAGGGGCGGCCGGAGCGCATCGACCAAAACGAAGGTCACCCGTACACGAAAATTCTGGGCTGA
- a CDS encoding acyl carrier protein, which translates to MAESNIADKVRDIIVEQLGVNPEQVTPEAKFIEDLGADSLDTVELVMAFEEEFGIDVPDEEAEKLLSVGDVIRYVEENAE; encoded by the coding sequence ATGGCCGAATCCAACATTGCAGACAAAGTCCGGGACATCATCGTCGAACAGCTCGGCGTGAACCCCGAACAAGTCACTCCTGAAGCCAAGTTCATTGAAGACCTTGGCGCCGATTCACTCGACACCGTGGAGTTGGTCATGGCTTTCGAAGAAGAGTTCGGCATCGACGTGCCCGATGAAGAGGCTGAAAAGCTACTCTCCGTGGGTGATGTGATCCGTTACGTCGAAGAGAACGCTGAGTAA
- a CDS encoding PSD1 and planctomycete cytochrome C domain-containing protein, which produces MIRLSFIVPVLAVATLTPAAEPDANRVALEFFEKEIRPILANRCYSCHGEEKQKGSLRLDDIGHVLAGGDSGPALVAGKPDDSLIVQSIRYTKDDFQMPPKEKLPDDEIAKLEKWVKLGAPWPKSAATVRSTVDEFGFTKEDRAQWVFQPLANPKPPELPANKWVKGRIDSFVAAKQAEMKLVPAPAATPQELVRRVYFDLHGLPPSPEQIESFTSRHDDKAYEKLVDELLASPRYGERWAQHWLDLVRYAESDGYNADGYRDSVWPYRDWVIKALNDDMPYDKFVRLQLAGDEIDPGNPEVLIATSYLRNGIYEWNQRDVRGQWDLIVTDMTDNAGEVFLGLSFGCARCHDHKFDPILQKDYYRLKAFFAPVLWRDDMKLATAEEQAAHAKLQAEWEAATVDIRSKMDAMTLKSLDGSMKRAKGRFSEDLQAMMNKEPDQRETLEQQLACLAQRQVEYERVRFDPMKTLKKPEDKAAYQALVEELKKFDNLKPKPLMDAFVATDAGPKGPANLLKTRRGEADIAPGFLTILEPNEPEIQPIGKSTGRRSALAKWITRPDNQLSTRVIVNRVWQYHFGRGLSGTPSDLGNMGEKPTHPELLDWLSRRFVAEGWSLKKLHKEILMSATYRQTALRQPPVEYGQIDPGNKFLWRFPPRRLDAEQARDAMLMASGELDLTMGGAASDAKEPRRSIYTRKKRNSQDELLRSLDAPANFTSTSERQSTTTPTQALLMVNGDWINSRSRKLATRATSVEEAWKFTLGRSPTDREKKLVDAFFKRRLGADAPAVNGNPSSADSHADFKVGTPQERLLVKGAPEEGDDFTVESVFTLNSVDAGASVRTVASRWNSGKDTQESFGWSLGVTGEKSRFKPGNLIVQLVGEDDNANIAHEVVASDIRIGLGKPYHVVVHVSATEGVVEFKVTDLSSPGTPPQTAEVKHRVRRGLGKGVSELVVGGLNQRAAPHQWDGRLDALRITRGELPVEQATANASSWKDGLLVWDANRPLDPRMEWAGYDGKSDSDNPFQRALADLCHVLLNSNEFLYLH; this is translated from the coding sequence ATGATCCGCCTCAGCTTCATCGTTCCTGTACTGGCTGTCGCCACCTTGACCCCTGCGGCCGAGCCGGACGCCAACCGGGTTGCTCTGGAGTTTTTTGAGAAGGAGATCCGGCCCATTCTCGCCAATCGCTGCTACAGTTGCCACGGCGAGGAAAAGCAGAAAGGCAGTCTCCGTTTGGATGACATCGGGCACGTCCTGGCGGGCGGTGATTCTGGTCCCGCCCTGGTGGCTGGCAAGCCGGATGATTCGCTGATCGTCCAGTCCATTCGCTATACTAAAGATGACTTCCAGATGCCTCCAAAGGAGAAGCTTCCGGATGACGAGATCGCCAAGCTCGAAAAGTGGGTCAAGCTGGGAGCCCCCTGGCCCAAGTCCGCTGCCACCGTGCGTTCCACGGTGGATGAATTCGGCTTCACCAAGGAAGACCGGGCCCAGTGGGTGTTTCAGCCGCTGGCCAATCCCAAGCCCCCTGAGCTTCCAGCGAACAAGTGGGTGAAGGGTCGTATTGACTCATTCGTCGCAGCCAAGCAGGCGGAGATGAAGCTGGTGCCCGCGCCCGCTGCCACACCGCAGGAGCTCGTTCGCCGGGTTTACTTTGACCTGCATGGGCTCCCGCCGTCGCCCGAGCAGATCGAGTCATTTACCTCCCGCCATGATGACAAGGCCTACGAGAAGCTGGTGGATGAACTCCTGGCCAGCCCCCGCTACGGCGAGCGCTGGGCTCAGCACTGGCTGGATCTGGTGCGCTATGCGGAGAGTGATGGCTACAATGCCGACGGCTATCGTGATTCCGTCTGGCCTTATCGCGATTGGGTGATCAAGGCGCTCAATGACGATATGCCCTACGACAAGTTCGTCCGGTTGCAGCTGGCTGGAGACGAGATCGATCCCGGCAATCCCGAAGTGCTGATCGCCACGTCCTACCTCCGGAACGGGATCTATGAGTGGAACCAGCGCGATGTCCGGGGCCAATGGGACCTGATTGTCACGGACATGACGGACAATGCGGGCGAGGTGTTCTTGGGGTTGAGCTTTGGCTGTGCCCGCTGCCACGACCACAAGTTTGATCCCATTTTGCAGAAGGACTACTATCGTCTGAAAGCGTTCTTTGCGCCCGTGCTCTGGCGGGATGACATGAAGCTGGCCACCGCAGAGGAGCAGGCGGCTCATGCCAAACTGCAAGCAGAGTGGGAAGCCGCCACGGTGGACATTCGCAGCAAGATGGATGCGATGACCCTGAAGTCTCTGGATGGAAGCATGAAGCGCGCAAAGGGCCGTTTCTCAGAAGATCTACAGGCCATGATGAACAAGGAGCCCGACCAGCGGGAGACCTTGGAACAGCAGCTTGCCTGTCTTGCCCAGCGGCAGGTGGAGTACGAGCGCGTGCGCTTCGACCCCATGAAGACGCTTAAGAAGCCTGAGGACAAAGCGGCGTATCAAGCGCTGGTCGAAGAGCTCAAGAAGTTCGACAATCTGAAGCCGAAGCCGCTGATGGATGCGTTCGTCGCGACCGATGCCGGTCCCAAAGGGCCTGCGAACCTGTTGAAGACTCGCCGAGGAGAAGCGGATATCGCTCCGGGATTCCTCACTATTCTTGAGCCGAATGAGCCCGAGATTCAACCCATCGGCAAGTCCACGGGACGCCGCAGTGCCCTGGCAAAATGGATCACCCGTCCGGACAACCAGCTTTCCACCCGTGTGATCGTGAACCGTGTCTGGCAGTACCACTTTGGCCGCGGCCTCTCTGGAACCCCGAGCGACTTGGGTAACATGGGAGAAAAACCGACCCACCCCGAACTGCTGGACTGGCTTTCCCGCCGGTTTGTCGCAGAAGGATGGAGCCTGAAAAAGCTTCATAAGGAGATCCTCATGTCAGCCACCTACCGGCAGACGGCGTTGCGTCAGCCTCCGGTTGAGTACGGTCAGATCGATCCTGGTAACAAGTTCCTCTGGCGCTTCCCGCCGCGTCGCTTGGACGCCGAGCAGGCTCGTGATGCCATGCTCATGGCGAGCGGTGAACTGGATCTCACGATGGGCGGTGCGGCTTCGGACGCCAAGGAGCCCCGACGCTCCATCTACACCCGGAAGAAGCGCAACAGTCAGGACGAACTCCTACGGAGCCTGGACGCGCCTGCGAACTTCACCAGCACCTCCGAGCGCCAAAGCACCACCACGCCTACTCAGGCGCTGCTGATGGTGAATGGCGACTGGATCAACTCTCGCTCCCGCAAGCTGGCCACCAGGGCCACCAGCGTCGAAGAGGCCTGGAAATTCACTTTGGGTCGGTCGCCCACTGATCGCGAGAAAAAGCTGGTTGATGCCTTTTTTAAACGACGCTTGGGGGCCGATGCTCCTGCAGTCAACGGCAATCCCTCCTCAGCAGACTCCCATGCGGACTTCAAGGTCGGCACCCCGCAGGAACGCCTGCTGGTCAAAGGGGCTCCCGAGGAAGGGGACGATTTCACGGTGGAATCTGTGTTCACTCTCAACAGCGTGGACGCCGGGGCCTCCGTGCGCACGGTGGCTTCGCGTTGGAACAGCGGCAAAGACACGCAGGAGTCGTTTGGCTGGAGCCTGGGTGTCACAGGGGAGAAATCCCGTTTCAAACCGGGCAATCTCATCGTGCAACTCGTGGGAGAAGACGACAATGCCAACATTGCCCACGAAGTGGTGGCATCCGACATCCGGATCGGCCTTGGCAAGCCTTACCATGTCGTGGTGCATGTTTCCGCAACTGAAGGCGTGGTGGAGTTCAAGGTCACAGATCTGAGCTCGCCCGGGACCCCTCCGCAGACGGCAGAGGTCAAGCACCGGGTACGTCGAGGGCTGGGCAAGGGTGTGTCCGAACTGGTGGTTGGCGGCTTGAACCAGAGAGCTGCGCCGCATCAGTGGGACGGCCGTCTGGACGCCCTGCGAATCACCCGGGGGGAACTGCCTGTGGAGCAGGCGACAGCCAATGCTTCCAGCTGGAAGGACGGCCTCCTTGTCTGGGATGCCAACCGCCCGTTGGATCCCCGGATGGAGTGGGCCGGCTACGACGGAAAGTCGGACTCCGACAACCCCTTCCAGAGGGCGCTTGCGGATCTCTGTCATGTGCTCCTCAACAGCAATGAATTTCTCTATCTGCACTGA
- a CDS encoding YdjY domain-containing protein — MIAFPRRFTLPFLLVAATLSSALLLAQDEEPTKQPSPNDAGKTVAAKEMAEAQSRVKKVADNEYDLGGIKINSKTRQISVPCVLNMTEGLLEYVLVHEHGKTHESLLRTSVSPTELNVALLLAHYEPNIKEAAQFLPEPTPMTQKLMAEPMSKAGANQITLSVQWKDKDGKEQTAPVTRWIHEKDAKVARDSQHWTYTGSMISQTGFAAQFDGSMVAIYFDLISLVNFPVKENANDDLWKVETAKVPPVDTPVTLVISPKNPGV, encoded by the coding sequence ATGATCGCTTTCCCTCGCCGCTTTACGCTGCCCTTCTTGCTGGTCGCCGCCACTCTCAGCTCCGCTCTGCTCCTGGCCCAGGATGAGGAGCCCACGAAACAGCCCTCGCCCAATGATGCTGGCAAAACCGTGGCCGCCAAGGAAATGGCTGAAGCCCAGTCACGGGTCAAGAAAGTGGCGGACAACGAGTACGATCTGGGTGGCATCAAAATCAATAGCAAGACTCGGCAAATCAGCGTGCCTTGTGTGCTCAACATGACAGAGGGCCTCCTGGAGTACGTGCTGGTGCACGAACACGGGAAAACCCACGAAAGCCTCCTGCGCACTTCTGTCAGTCCGACAGAACTGAACGTGGCCCTGCTTCTGGCTCACTATGAGCCCAATATCAAAGAGGCTGCCCAGTTCCTCCCTGAGCCGACCCCTATGACTCAAAAGCTCATGGCGGAACCTATGTCCAAGGCCGGGGCCAACCAGATCACCCTGAGTGTGCAGTGGAAGGACAAGGACGGCAAGGAACAAACTGCGCCCGTCACCCGGTGGATTCACGAGAAGGACGCCAAGGTCGCCCGTGACAGCCAGCACTGGACTTACACAGGCTCCATGATCAGCCAGACCGGGTTCGCCGCCCAGTTCGACGGATCCATGGTGGCCATCTATTTCGATCTCATCTCACTGGTGAACTTTCCCGTAAAGGAGAATGCCAACGACGACCTTTGGAAGGTCGAAACGGCTAAAGTCCCCCCCGTGGACACCCCCGTGACCCTCGTGATCAGCCCCAAGAATCCTGGTGTCTGA
- a CDS encoding terpene cyclase/mutase family protein: MKTRTQRSLVTAGLALGLGFTGLQAQSTQPDRNASLRQEIDLAISKGLAFLKTQQKETGAWSNPEEPAITALVLSAFAADPTRKPADPLPAEADKGYKFILSNAKDDGGIYAKGRANYNTSLSLLALTLNAKPEYEQTILKARRFVVGQQNDFDTKGSTDNAFDGGIGYGRPGPNSPAHADLSNTHFALESLYYSKRLFEDKGTPEDKKNDLNWAAAIKFVERCQNRPESNDQAWASNDPKNAGGFVYEPGVSKAPDVDKLPDGRTALRSYGSISYAGMLSFIYAGLTPEDPRIEAVLKWLGDNFTLEENPGLGQEGKFYYYHTMAKALAVANLDELKTKDGKTVDWRNELGRHLLNIQKPDGSWLNDTGRWMENDPVLVTAYTLLALEHTYRALQ, encoded by the coding sequence ATGAAAACACGCACACAACGCTCCCTCGTCACCGCTGGCCTGGCCCTCGGGCTTGGCTTCACGGGCCTTCAGGCTCAATCCACCCAACCGGATCGTAACGCATCGCTGCGCCAGGAAATTGACCTGGCTATCAGCAAAGGCCTGGCATTCCTGAAAACCCAGCAAAAGGAGACGGGGGCCTGGAGCAATCCTGAAGAACCTGCCATCACAGCGCTCGTGCTCAGCGCTTTCGCGGCGGATCCCACACGCAAGCCAGCGGACCCTCTTCCGGCGGAGGCTGACAAGGGCTACAAATTCATCCTCAGCAACGCTAAGGATGATGGCGGCATCTACGCCAAGGGCCGCGCCAACTACAACACCTCCCTGTCGCTTTTGGCCCTGACCCTCAACGCCAAACCCGAGTATGAGCAGACAATTTTGAAGGCCCGCCGCTTCGTCGTGGGGCAGCAAAATGACTTCGACACGAAGGGCAGCACCGACAACGCCTTCGATGGCGGCATCGGCTACGGTCGTCCCGGCCCCAACAGCCCTGCCCACGCTGATCTCTCCAACACGCACTTCGCCCTGGAGTCTCTCTACTACTCGAAGCGTCTCTTCGAAGATAAGGGCACTCCAGAGGACAAAAAGAACGACCTCAATTGGGCTGCCGCCATCAAGTTCGTGGAGCGCTGCCAGAACCGCCCAGAGTCCAATGACCAGGCCTGGGCCAGCAACGACCCCAAGAACGCCGGTGGTTTTGTCTATGAGCCAGGAGTGAGCAAGGCCCCAGATGTGGACAAGTTGCCCGATGGACGCACCGCCCTGCGCTCCTACGGCAGCATCAGCTATGCCGGGATGCTCAGCTTCATCTACGCCGGCCTCACGCCAGAAGACCCGCGGATTGAGGCTGTTCTGAAGTGGCTGGGTGACAACTTCACCTTGGAAGAGAATCCCGGCCTGGGCCAGGAAGGCAAGTTTTACTACTACCACACCATGGCCAAGGCCCTGGCCGTGGCAAATCTGGATGAACTGAAGACCAAAGACGGCAAAACCGTGGACTGGCGCAATGAACTAGGCCGTCACCTGCTCAACATCCAGAAGCCTGATGGTTCCTGGCTGAACGACACTGGCCGCTGGATGGAGAATGACCCTGTGCTGGTGACCGCATACACGCTGCTGGCGCTTGAGCACACCTACCGCGCTCTCCAGTAG
- a CDS encoding lysophospholipid acyltransferase family protein — MKKIRHRIETFLVNFGVWWLPKLSRGQVLLLSKVIGLLAFAIDYRGRSTAIANLKAAFARENITPAQARRIAIGSFQNFARTFLDLFWIAGHPKEELPEIAKLSWQDSETPAMAKSRGALWVTPHYGNFEVLSLIVGLQGFTQLTIAQDFKNAALTDIFARLRQKTGHEIIPQQGAMLRIFKQLKRNGHASLLADLTVKPGRAATVIECFGLKTCVPNLHTSLAFRLGLPLLPATALPLTDGTYRCHFLDPMEASDYPSIDTMTQAVWDRFEPQIRQHPECWMWMYKHWRYLPGPEHDSRYPEYANPNRQFREMLPVAQLPPP; from the coding sequence GTGAAGAAGATTCGCCACCGGATTGAGACATTTCTAGTGAACTTCGGAGTCTGGTGGCTCCCAAAACTCTCCAGGGGACAAGTTTTGCTCCTCAGCAAGGTGATCGGACTGCTCGCTTTTGCCATCGACTACCGCGGCCGCAGCACGGCCATTGCAAACCTCAAGGCGGCTTTTGCCCGGGAGAACATTACTCCCGCCCAAGCTCGTCGCATCGCGATCGGCAGTTTCCAGAATTTCGCCCGCACCTTCCTGGATCTTTTCTGGATCGCGGGGCACCCGAAGGAGGAATTGCCGGAAATTGCGAAGCTTTCCTGGCAGGATTCCGAAACGCCCGCCATGGCAAAATCCCGGGGCGCACTCTGGGTCACACCGCACTATGGCAACTTTGAGGTCCTCAGCCTTATCGTGGGCCTTCAGGGCTTCACCCAACTCACCATCGCTCAAGACTTCAAAAATGCCGCATTGACCGACATCTTTGCCCGGCTCAGGCAGAAAACTGGCCACGAAATCATCCCGCAACAAGGGGCGATGTTACGAATCTTCAAGCAACTAAAACGAAACGGGCACGCTTCACTGCTTGCCGATCTCACCGTCAAACCCGGCCGCGCCGCCACGGTGATCGAGTGTTTTGGACTGAAAACTTGTGTCCCCAACCTGCACACGAGCCTGGCATTCCGGCTGGGGCTGCCCCTCCTGCCCGCGACCGCCCTCCCTCTGACAGATGGGACGTACCGCTGCCATTTCCTCGACCCCATGGAGGCTTCAGACTATCCCTCCATCGACACCATGACCCAGGCGGTGTGGGACCGGTTCGAACCCCAAATCCGCCAGCACCCCGAGTGCTGGATGTGGATGTACAAGCACTGGCGCTACCTCCCCGGCCCAGAACACGATTCCCGATATCCGGAGTACGCCAATCCCAACCGCCAGTTCCGGGAGATGCTCCCCGTTGCGCAATTGCCCCCGCCGTGA
- a CDS encoding AAA family ATPase yields the protein MNAGSHLRVWIVITGAPSSGKTTLLRELKRRGYAVVSESAREVLESGELDESRSDVQTLIEERQQAKEQQIPPGQVIVLDRALPDSLAYRRLGGLDASDLRALIRPERYAAVFMCGFGQHIADGLRKDDVERAREIERLLREVYLEIGCRVIDLPWFTAEDPATGVARRLALIEEELGIALRNKAAR from the coding sequence GTGAATGCCGGTTCACACTTGAGGGTGTGGATCGTCATCACAGGGGCACCAAGTTCAGGCAAGACCACCCTCCTGCGCGAGTTAAAACGGCGCGGCTATGCTGTGGTGTCGGAATCGGCCCGGGAGGTTCTCGAGAGCGGCGAACTCGATGAATCGCGCTCTGATGTCCAGACTCTCATTGAAGAGCGTCAGCAGGCCAAGGAGCAGCAGATTCCCCCAGGTCAGGTCATCGTGTTGGACCGTGCCCTGCCGGATTCGCTGGCTTATCGCCGATTGGGCGGGCTGGATGCGTCGGACCTGCGTGCTCTGATTCGACCTGAGCGCTACGCTGCCGTCTTTATGTGCGGCTTTGGGCAGCATATCGCAGATGGCCTCCGGAAAGACGACGTCGAACGTGCCCGAGAAATCGAGCGACTCTTGCGTGAAGTTTACCTTGAAATCGGGTGCCGGGTCATTGACCTGCCCTGGTTCACGGCTGAAGACCCGGCCACAGGCGTGGCCAGGCGACTGGCGTTGATTGAAGAGGAGCTCGGCATCGCACTGCGGAACAAGGCCGCTCGTTAA